One Glycine max cultivar Williams 82 chromosome 3, Glycine_max_v4.0, whole genome shotgun sequence DNA window includes the following coding sequences:
- the LOC100781482 gene encoding uncharacterized protein has protein sequence MSLYSKFLKDLLTKKGKYIHSDNIVVKGNCSVVIQRTPPPKYKDPGSVTIPYSIGVVRIGELEILPTRMTLQLADPSIIKAIRRSGRCVGKMRQFTFPADFVIMDIEEDVEIPLILGHPFMLTANCVVDMEKGNLEMSVDDQKVTFNLFEAMKHPSDHKACFKVKKVEQEVDMVARAMVLQSPLEKALTNTMECLKIEEEKVLQNCLEELKGLEENPSEKVVFEELKKDIPAEKAKVELKTLPKHLKYVFLGENEASLVIISNFLRKEEESQLMEVLRKHKAAIG, from the exons ATGTCACTCTACTCAAAGTTTCTCAAAGATCTACTGAccaaaaagggaaaatatatCCACAGTGATAATATTGTGGTGAAGGGAAATTGTAGTGTTGTTATTCAGAGAACCCCTCCACCAAAGTACAAGGATCCAGGGAGTGTCACAATCCCTTACTCAATTGGTGTTGT AAGGATAGGAGAGTTGGAAATCCTACCAACAAGAATGACATTACAGCTGGCAGATCCCTCAATCATAAAGGCCATACGGCGTAGTGGAAGATGTGTTGGTAAAATGCGTCAATTCACTTTCCCTGCTGATTTTGTGATAATGGACATTGAAGAGGATGTTGAAATCCCATTGATTTTAGGCCATCCATTCATGTTAACAGCCAATTGTGTGGTTGATATGGAGAAAGGTAATCTAGAAATGAGTGTGGATGACCAGAAGGTTACATTCAATTTGTTTGAAGCCATGAAGCACCCAAGTGACCACAAGGCttgttttaaagtaaaaaaggttGAACAAGAGGTAGACATGGTAGCTAGAGCCATGGTGCTACAGTCCCCACTGGAAAAAGCACTGACTAATACTATGGAGTGTTTgaaaatagaggaagaaaaagtaTTGCAAAACTGTTTGGAAGAATTAAAGGGTTTAGAAGAAAATCCTTCTGAAAAAGTTGTatttgaagaattgaagaagGACATTCCGGCAGAAAAGGCCAAAGTGGAATTAAAGACTCTTCCAAAACATTTGAAATATGTATTCTTGGGAGAAAATGAAGCAAGTCTAGTGATCATCAGCAACTTTTTGAGAAAGGAAGAGGAATCTCAGCTAATGGAAGTTCTAAGGAAACACAAGGCAGCTATTGGATGA
- the LOC100782031 gene encoding pentatricopeptide repeat-containing protein At4g21065 — MVTCNSHLSSAPPSPLPISIHSFQNTNQYHSPTLKFTQSQPKPNVPHIQQELHINLNETQQLHGHFIKTSSNCSYRVPLAALESYSSNAAIHSFLITSYIKNNCPADAAKIYAYMRGTDTEVDNFVIPSVLKACCLIPSFLLGQEVHGFVVKNGFHGDVFVCNALIMMYSEVGSLALARLLFDKIENKDVVSWSTMIRSYDRSGLLDEALDLLRDMHVMRVKPSEIGMISITHVLAELADLKLGKAMHAYVMRNGKCGKSGVPLCTALIDMYVKCENLAYARRVFDGLSKASIISWTAMIAAYIHCNNLNEGVRLFVKMLGEGMFPNEITMLSLVKECGTAGALELGKLLHAFTLRNGFTLSLVLATAFIDMYGKCGDVRSARSVFDSFKSKDLMMWSAMISSYAQNNCIDEAFDIFVHMTGCGIRPNERTMVSLLMICAKAGSLEMGKWIHSYIDKQGIKGDMILKTSFVDMYANCGDIDTAHRLFAEATDRDISMWNAMISGFAMHGHGEAALELFEEMEALGVTPNDITFIGALHACSHSGLLQEGKRLFHKMVHEFGFTPKVEHYGCMVDLLGRAGLLDEAHELIKSMPMRPNIAVFGSFLAACKLHKNIKLGEWAAKQFLSLEPHKSGYNVLMSNIYASANRWGDVAYIRRAMKDEGIVKEPGVSSIEVNGLLHEFIMGDREHPDAKKVYEMIDEMREKLEDAGYTPDVSCVLHNIDKEKKVSALNYHSEKLAMAYGLISTAPGVPIRIVKNLRVCDDCHNATKLLSKIYGREIIVRDRNRFHHFKEGSCSCCDYW; from the coding sequence ATGGTTACATGCAATTCCCATCTCTCTAGTGCTCCTCCTTCACCCCTTCCAATCTCAATTCATAGTTTTCAAAACACTAATCAGTACCACTCCCCCACTTTGAAATTCACTCAATCCCAACCAAAACCAAATGTGCCTCACATCCAACAAGAACTTCACATCAACCTCAATGAAACACAACAACTCCATGGCCACTTCATCAAAACCAGTTCCAATTGCAGTTATCGAGTCCCTCTTGCAGCACTTGAATCCTATTCTAGCAATGCAGCAATTCATAGCTTCCTAATAACATCTTACATCAAGAACAACTGCCCTGCAGATGCGGCGAAAATCTACGCCTATATGCGTGGGACAGACACTGAAGTGGACAATTTTGTCATACCATCTGTTCTTAAAGCATGTTGTCTTATACCTTCATTTCTACTAGGACAAGAGGTGCATGGTTTTGTGGTGAAAAATGGATTTCATGGGGATGTTTTTGTGTGTAATGCTTTAATCATGATGTACAGTGAGGTAGGAAGCTTGGCATTGGCACGCTTATTGTTTGATAAGATTGAGAACAAGGATGTTGTTTCTTGGAGCACTATGATTAGGAGCTATGATAGGAGTGGGTTGCTTGATGAAGCATTGGACCTTTTGAGAGATATGCATGTTATGAGAGTGAAGCCTAGTGAAATTGGAATGATAAGCATCACTCATGTCTTGGCAGAACTTGCTGATTTGAAATTGGGGAAAGCCATGCATGCTTATGTAATGAGAAATGGGAAGTGTGGAAAATCAGGAGTTCCTCTATGTACTGCTTTGATTGATATGTATgttaaatgtgaaaatttaGCTTATGCAAGAAGGGTTTTTGATGGCTTGTCTAAGGCTAGTATCATTTCTTGGACTGCTATGATTGCAGCCTATATTCATTGCAATAATTTGAATGAAGGTGTGAGATTGTTTGTCAAAATGCTAGGAGAAGGTATGTTTCCAAATGAAATTACGATGCTTAGTTTGGTCAAAGAATGTGGCACAGCAGGAGCTTTAGAATTAGGCAAGTTGTTACATGCTTTCACATTAAGAAATGGGTTTACCTTGTCTTTGGTTCTGGCCACTGCTTTTATTGATATGTATGGCAAATGTGGTGATGTTAGAAGTGCAAGATCTGTTTTTGATAGCTTCAAGAGCAAAGATTTAATGATGTGGAGTGCCATGATTTCATcttatgcacaaaacaattgcaTAGATGAGGCTTTTGATATCTTTGTTCACATGACTGGTTGTGGAATAAGGCCAAATGAGAGAACCATGGTTAGCCTACTTATGATATGTGCAAAAGCTGGATCACTTGAAATGGGTAAGTGGATCCATTCTTACATAGACAAGCAAGGAATTAAAGGAGATATGATTCTTAAAACATCTTTTGTGGACATGTATGCCAACTGTGGAGACATAGATACAGCTCATAGATTGTTTGCTGAGGCCACGGACCGAGACATTTCAATGTGGAATGCCATGATATCTGGTTTTGCAATGCATGGTCATGGTGAGGCAGCATTAGAACTCTTTGAAGAAATGGAAGCACTAGGTGTTACCCCTAATGACATCACATTCATTGGAGCTCTTCATGCTTGTAGTCACTCAGGATTGTTACAAGAAGGAAAGAGGCTGTTTCACAAAATGGTTCATGAATTTGGGTTTACCCCAAAAGTTGAGCACTATGGTTGTATGGTGGATCTTCTTGGTAGAGCTGGATTGCTTGATGAAGCACATGAACTAATTAAAAGCATGCCAATGAGGCCAAACATCGCTGTATTTGGATCCTTTCTTGCTGCATGCAAGCTTCACAAAAATATCAAACTTGGGGAATGGGCAGCAAAACAGTTTCTATCATTGGAACCCCATAAAAGTGGGTACAATGTTCTAATGTCTAACATATATGCATCAGCAAATAGATGGGGTGATGTTGCATATATAAGGAGAGCTATGAAAGATGAGGGAATCGTTAAAGAACCAGGTGTTAGCTCCATTGAAGTGAATGGATTACTTCATGAATTCATAATGGGAGATAGGGAACACCCAGATGCTAAAAAAGTTTACGAAATGATCGATGAGATGAGAGaaaaactagaagatgctggATACACCCCAGATGTATCTTGTGTTCTGCATAACATAGACAAGGAAAAGAAAGTAAGTGCACTCAACTATCATAGTGAAAAACTGGCAATGGCATATGGACTGATTAGCACAGCTCCTGGTGTTCCAATTAGAATTGTGAAGAATCTTAGAGTTTGTGATGATTGTCACAATGCAACCAAGTTACTGTCCAAGATTTATGGGAGGGAGATCATAGTGAGGGACCGCAATCGTTTTCATCACTTTAAAGAAGGATCTTGTTCTTGTTGTGATTATTGGTAA